One region of Mangifera indica cultivar Alphonso chromosome 3, CATAS_Mindica_2.1, whole genome shotgun sequence genomic DNA includes:
- the LOC123211916 gene encoding protein SPA1-RELATED 2-like: MLYVSYTYMVLEVSKSNKSNLQQWSNIPINEACMNDMDDGPGDEVASVNAAEGAHLQNKENECSLKPESCNKLESQEMAIPESNSSDGSFQILADMLEGKNINRIVSPVDASELPCTSLQNVNDAGVMVEELTVQKYNSSNLTIVGTSNNKERMQTRHNRWQHLYQLAGGSGSGTPHDDRENGQTMLSGWEDVRDTSVHRFLAQKPLNDDHNVVKEPLTNSENNGVLSNMLSHGHIRTKILSKSGFSEFFVKTTLKGKGIVCRGPSHDIFKQSRDLKNTEEAFGTTKRSNGSPMAAGTNTGVSNVLSNAVGDTMLASNASPNLGAKVGVPSSCRPGGSRAGSSDYGVSLREWLKARGHKVKKVECLYIFRQIVELVDYSHTQGIILLDLRPSSFKLLRSNQVKYLESTSQRETLQSVAHRRRPAKEEVFPPGVMFSKKQKFNDNTGFVERWPLFSSRSSIKVETANENDINTAITQYSSKDMKEHHTSTGYGTQSKSSSPFVSNTVQEPTASVCEQLEEKWYASPEELNEGICTISSNIYSLGVLFFELLGRFDSERAHAAAMSDLRHRILPPTFLSENPKEAGFCLWLFHPEPHSRPTTGEILQSEVINGFQEVCAEELSLSIEQDASESELLLHFLTSLEEQKQNHASKLVEDIRCLEADIAEVDKRLCLKNPLVRSCLQKNSINARENKYIITQPSSSELHLSPVLDANEMRLMRNFSQLESAYFSMRSKIQLPDTDATTCWDKNLLKNRDNQYLAQKEGVQNPTDPLGSFFDGLCKYARYSKFEVRGVLRTGDFNNSANVICSLCFDRDEDHFATAGVSKKIKIFEFNALLNDSVDIHYPAVEMLNRSKLSCICWNNYIKNFLASADYDGVVKIWDASTGQTISHYIEHEKRAWSVDFSRVHPMKLASGSDDYSVKLWSTNEKNCLATIKNNANVCCVQFSTHSSYLLAFGSADYRTYCYDIRNTRAPWCVLAGHEKAVSYVKFLDSVTLVTASTDNTLKLWDLQKTSHCGPSTNACSLTFSGHTNEKNFVGLSTADGYIACGSETNEVYAYYRSLPMPIASYKFGSIDPISGKETDDDSGLYVSSVCWRAKSDMVVAASSSGCIKVLQMV; the protein is encoded by the exons ATGCTATACGTGTCTTATACATATATGGTTCTTGAAGTTTCTAAATCAAATAAGTCCAATTTACAGCAATGGTCAAACATACCAATTAATGAAGCTTGTATGAATGATATGGATGACGGACCGGGTGATGAAGTGGCTTCAGTTAATGCAGCTGAAGGTGCTCACCTCCAGAATAAAGAGAATGAGTGTTCATTGAAACCTGAAAGCTGCAACAAGTTGGAATCTCAAGAAATGGCCATTCCAGAAAGCAATTCAAGTGATGGTTCATTTCAAATACTTGCAGATATGTTAGAAGGCAAGAACATAAATAGGATTGTAAGTCCTGTGGATGCATCAGAACTCCCATGTACTAGCCTTCAAAATGTCAATGATGCAGGTGTCATGGTTGAAGAGTTAACTGTGCAAAAATacaatagttcaaatttaaccaTTGTGGGTACATCaaacaataaagaaagaatGCAGACCAGGCATAACAGGTGGCAGCATCTGTATCAGTTGGCAGGTGGATCAGGAAGTGGGACTCCGCACGATGATAGGGAAAATGGTCAAACTATGTTGAGTGGATGGGAAGATGTAAGAGACACGTCTGTCCACAGGTTCTTGGCTCAGAAACCACTAAATGATGACCACAATGTAGTCAAGGAACCATTGACAAATTCTGAAAATAATGGAGTTCTGAGCAATATGTTATCTCATGGACACATACGGACAAAGATTTTATCTAAGTCAGGGTTTTCCGAGTTTTTTGTGAAAACTACTTTGAAGGGCAAGGGGATAGTATGTCGAGGTCCATCTCATGATATATTTAAACAGTCTAGAGATCTGAAAAATACAGAGGAAGCTTTTGGTACTACAAAGCGTTCTAATGGGTCACCAATGGCTGCTGGAACCAATACAGGGGTTTCTAATGTTTTATCAAATGCTGTTGGTGACACTATGTTGGCTTCTAATGCTTCACCAAACTTGGGTGCCAAAGTTGGTGTGCCTTCTTCCTGTAGGCCTGGTGGATCCAGGGCTGGTAGCTCTGATTATGGGGTGAGTTTGAGGGAATGGCTGAAAGCTAGGGGCCATAAAGTGAAAAAAGTTGAGTGCTTGTATATATTTAGGCAGATTGTGGAGCTGGTGGATTATTCTCACACTCAAGGTATTATCTTGCTGGACTTACGGCCATCATCTTTCAAGTTGTTGCGATCAAATCAGGTTAAGTACCTCGAATCAACTAGCCAAAGAGAAACTTTACAGAGTGTTGCACATAGGAGAAGGCCAGCAAAGGAAGAAGTATTTCCCCCTGGAGTTATGTTTTCAAAGAAGCAAAAATTCAACGATAACACGGGCTTTGTTGAACGGTGGCCTTTGTTTTCTTCAAGATCTAGCATCAAAGTTGAAACAGCCAATGAGAATGACATAAATACAGCCATAACACAGTATTCTTCAAAGGATATGAAGGAACATCACACAAGTACGGGATATGGAACACAGAGCAAGTCCAGCAGCCCCTTTGTCTCTAATACTGTGCAAGAGCCTACGGCTTCTGTATGTGAGCAGTTGGAAGAAAAATGGTATGCAAGCCCTGAGGAGCTCAATGAGGGGATTTGCACTATATCTTCGAATATCTATAGTCTTGGTGTTCTTTTTTTTGAG TTACTTGGTCGTTTTGATTCTGAAAGGGCACATGCTGCTGCAATGTCAGATTTACGCCATAGGATACTTCCTCCTACTTTTCTATCTGAAAATCCCAAGGAAGCTGGATTTTGCCTGTGGTTATTTCATCCTGAACCCCATTCACGCCCAACAACCGG GGAAATCCTACAATCTGAAGTAATTAATGGATTTCAGGAGGTGTGTGCAGAAGAACTGTCATTGTCCATTGAGCAAGATGCTTCTGAATCAGAGCTATTGCTGCATTTCCTGACTTCATTGGAAGAGCAAAAGCAAAATCATGCTTCCAAGTTAGTGGAAGACATTAGATGCTTAGAAGCAGATATTGCTGAGGTTGATAAAAGGCTCTGTCTGAAAAATCCATTGGTTCGTTCTTGCCTACAAAAGAACTCCATTAATGCAAGGGAGAACAAGTACATCATTACCCAACCCTCAAGTTCAGAGCTGCATTTGTCCCCAGTTCTTGATGCAAATGAAATGAGGTTGATGAGGAATTTTAGTCAGCTTGAAAGTGCTTACTTCTCAATGAGGTCAAAAATCCAGCTCCCTGACACTGATGCTACGACATGCTGGGATAAAAACTTACTGAAAAATCGTGACAATCAGTATTTGGCCCAAAAGGAGGGAGTACAGAATCCCACTGATCCTCTAGGGTCCTTCTTTGATGGTTTGTGCAAGTATGCTCGCTACAGTAAGTTTGAAGTGCGTGGTGTACTGAGAACTGGTGACTTCAACAACTCTGCAAATGTGATTTGCTCTCTTTGTTTCGACCGGGATGAGGACCATTTTGCCACTGCTGGGGtatcaaagaaaattaagatatttgagtttaatgCACTCCTCAACGACTCGGTTGATATTCATTATCCAGCTGTGGAGATGTTAAACAGATCAAAGCTTAGCTGCATCTGCTGGAACAACTATATTAAGAACTTTCTGGCTTCAGCTGACTATGATGGTGTGGTCAAG ATATGGGATGCTAGTACTGGTCAAACAATTTCTCATTACATTGAGCATGAAAAAAGGGCTTGGTCTGTTGACTTCTCCAGAGTACATCCCATGAAGTTAGCCAGTGGAAGTGATGATTATTCTGTTAAGCTGTGGAGCACTAATGAG AAAAACTGTCTAGCCACTATCAAGAACAATGCAAATGTCTGTTGTGTTCAGTTCTCCACTCACTCCAGTTATTTGCTGGCCTTTGGTTCAGCGGATTACAGAACCTATTGCTATGATATTCGGAATACTAGAGCTCCATGGTGCGTACTGGCTGGCCATGAGAAAGCTGTCAGTTATGTGAAATTCTTGGACTCTGTCACTCTTGTTACAGCATCCACTGACAATACCTTGAAGCTTTGGGATCTCCAAAAAACCAGTCATTGTGGGCCATCCACCAATGCTTGCAGCTTAACCTTTAGCGGGCATACTAATGAGAAG AATTTTGTGGGGTTGTCAACCGCTGATGGCTATATAGCTTGTGGTTCAGAAACAAATGAG GTTTATGCTTACTATAGATCTCTACCTATGCCAATTGCATCCTATAAGTTTGGTTCCATTGATCCTATTTCTGGAAAAGAGACTGATGATGACAGTGGGCTGTATGTTTCAAGCGTCTGCTGGAGAGCAAAATCAGACATGGTTGTTGCTGCCAGTTCAAGTGGGTGCATAAAAGTGTTGCAGATGGTTTAA
- the LOC123211917 gene encoding mitogen-activated protein kinase kinase kinase 7-like — translation MEQFRQVGEVVGSFNALMVLKEDIRINKRQCCLLLDIFNLAFSTIAEGIKHFLKSEEKNTKWKALEQPLIELHKVIKEGELYVRQCLDDKDWWGKAVTLHQNRDCVEFHIHNLLCYFPAVIEAIETAGEISGLDPDEMQRRRVALARKYDREWNDPKLFQLKFGKEYLIPREICHRFESAWKEDRWLLIEQLKEKRSLGSVVLTKNEQLLVEMLLKKLNAPKPCNGQLFPASTLLGGKDYQVRRRLSGGGKYKEIIWLGDNFAVRHFYGEIDESLNSEIANLLSLSHPNIVQYLCGFYDDAKKEFFLVMELLSKDLSLYMRETFGSKRRSSFCLPIVIDLMLQIARGMEFLHSKKIYHGELNPSNIFLKARASTEGYFHLKVSGFGLSSVKSYASRHTIPPPPPPPPPPLPPPSQRVTDPCIWFAPEVLAEQEGGSTSNSKYSEKADVYSFGMLCFELLTGKVPFEDGHLQGEKMTRNIRAGERPLFPSGYPKYIVNLTKKCWHPTPSQRPSFSPICRILRYIKKSLVMNPEHAQSEFQSPLADYYDIEAGFIRKFVLERSYDETSVTQIPFQLFSYRISEKEKAILNSKDKHLELGSDAALMCKDEFDSVGAIMLANETRSMCSDVKSVCFDMRSVYTEIPGKKVSQFDTWSVHSDAPMKKISISEFRSLSSEVPNKKMANPVSRWRKTRPLLDTIPSPDSQSVGSRTPERTISGSLGTSGSSDTQARKIPGSNPNSACSRNTKNQVKVVKKATYVRVKKWEGPGVPNAKGRTRATMTTESPRSPFKPGGRGFRIGQEVKSPLGQRKRRSRATPLNSDAA, via the exons ATGGAGCAATTCAGGCAGGTTGGCGAGGTTGTGGGAAGTTTCAATGCTTTGATGGTGTTGAAAGAAGACATCCGAATCAATAAACGGCAGTGTTGTTTACTTCTGGATATCTTCAATTTAGCTTTCTCCACAATTGCGGAAGGGATCAAGCATTTCTTGAAATCAGAAGAGAAGAACACCAAGTGGAAAGCTCTTGAGcagcccttgatagagcttcaTAAGGTGATTAAAGAAGGAGAACTCTATGTCAGACAATGCTTGGATGATAAAGATTGGTGGGGTAAAGCCGTTACTCTTCATCAGAATAGAGATTGTGTTGAATTTCATATTCACAATTTGCTTTGCTATTTCCCGGCTGTGATTGAGGCCATTGAAACAGCTGGTGAAATCTCAGGACTTGACCCTGATGAAATGCAAAGAAGGAGAGTAGCACTCGCAAGAAAATATGACAGGGAATGGAATGACCCTAAACTTTTCCAGTTGAAATTTGGCAAGGAATATTTGATCCCTCGCGAAATTTGCCATCGTTTTGAAAGTGCTTGGAAAGAAGATAGATGGCTTCTTATTGAACAACTCAAAGAGAAGAGAAGTTTGGGATCTGTTGTTTTAACAAAGAATGAGCAGCTGCTTGTAGAGATGCTACTCAAGAAACTAAATGCACCAAAGCCTTGTAATGGGCAACTCTTTCCTGCCTCAACTTTGTTAGGAGGGAAGGATTACCAAGTAAGGAGAAGATTAAGTGGAGGAGGCAAGTACAAGGAAATTATATGGTTGGGGGATAATTTTGCTGTTAGACATTTTTATGGTGAGATAGATGAATCATTAAATTCTGAGATTGCTAATCTTCTTTCCCTGTCACACCCCAACATTGTGCAGTATCTTTGTGGCTTTTATGATGATGCGAAGAAAGAATTTTTTCTTGTCATGGAGCTGCTAAGCAAGGACCTATCTCTCTACATGAGGGAAACTTTTGGCTCAAAGAGGCGAAGCTCATTCTGTCTTCCTATTGTGATTGATCTTATGCTTCAGATTGCAAGAGGTATGGAATTTCTTCATTCAAAAAAGATCTATCATGGAGAATTAAACCCTTCAAATATTTTCCTCAAAGCAAGGGCTTCCACAGAAGGTTATTTTCATCTAAAAGTTTCTGGTTTTGGATTGTCATCTGTTAAAAGTTATGCATCTCGACACACAATTCCACCACCACCgccaccgccaccaccaccactaccaCCGCCAAGCCAACGTGTAACAGACCCTTGTATTTGGTTTGCCCCAGAAGTTCTGGCCGAGCAAGAAGGGGGAAGTACCTCTAATTCCAAGTATTCGGAGAAGGCAGATGTTTACAGTTTTGGGATGCTTTGTTTTGAGCTTTTAACTGGGAAAGTTCCTTTTGAAGATGGACATCTTCAAGGAGAAAAAATGACAAGAAACATAAGAGCAGGAGAAAGGCCTCTCTTCCCATCAGGCTATCCAAAATATATTGTCAACTTAACCAAAAAATGTTGGCACCCAACTCCTTCTCAACGCCCCAGTTTCTCACCGATATGTCGAATTTTACGTTACATCAAGAAATCCCTTGTGATGAACCCGGAGCATGCTCAATCTGAGTTTCAATCGCCACTTGCAGATTATTATGATATAGAGGCAGGATTCATAAGGAAGTTTGTGTTAGAGCGGAGTTATGATGAGACATCTGTCACACAAATCCCATTTCAGTTGTTTTCCTATAGAATATCAGAGAAAGAGAAGGCTATTCTGAACAGTAAAGATAAGCATTTGGAATTAGGCAGTGATGCAGCCTTAATGTGCAAGGATGAGTTTGATTCTGTAGGTGCTATTATGTTGGCAAATGAAACGAGATCAATGTGTTCTGATGTGAAGTCAGTCTGTTTTGATATGAGATCAGTTTACACAGAGATTCCAGGCAAAAAAGTTTCTCAGTTTGATACCTGGTCAGTTCATTCTGATGCTCCAATGAAGAAAATTTCTATTTCTGAATTTAGGTCACTTTCTTCTGAGGTTCCCAACAAGAAAATGGCTAATCCTGTTTCAAGATGGAGAAAAACCAGGCCTCTATTGGATACCATTCCTAGTCCTGATTCTCAGTCAGTTGGTTCCAGGACTCCAGAAAGGACTATTTCTGGGTCTCTAGGGACATCAGGTTCCTCCGACACTCAAGCTAGGAAAATTCCAGGTTCTAATCCAAATTCAGCTTGCTCCAGAAATACCAAAAATCAAGTTAAAGTAGTCAAGAAAGCCACTTATGTAAGGGTCAAAAAATGGGAAG GCCCAGGAGTACCCAATGCGAAGGGACGAACAAGAGCAACAATGACAACAGAGTCACCAAGGTCACCATTTAAACCAGGTGGGCGCGGTTTCAGGATAGGCCAAGAGGTTAAGAGTCCATTGGGCCAAAGAAAACGAAGATCACGGGCTACTCCCTTGAATTCTGACGCAGCATAG